Proteins from one Cellulosilyticum lentocellum DSM 5427 genomic window:
- the proC gene encoding pyrroline-5-carboxylate reductase codes for MKIGFIGAGNMAKAMLGGILANGIFNKEEIIASDASEACLKAIEDSLGISTTTDNKIVAKQADVIVLAVKPQYYGSVIEEIKDGVQSHQIIVTIAPGQTIERLEHLFGKTLKLVRTMPNTPALVGEGITAVCKNKEVTEDELRYICKILEGFGKVEVVDEHLMDVVVSVSGSSPAYVFMFIEAMADAAVADGMPRKQAYEFAAQAVLGSAKMVLETGKHPGELKDMVCSPGGTTIEAVRVLEEKGLRSTIFEAMKACTKKAKGM; via the coding sequence ATGAAAATAGGGTTTATTGGAGCAGGTAATATGGCTAAAGCTATGCTAGGCGGTATTTTGGCAAATGGTATTTTTAATAAAGAAGAAATCATTGCGTCAGATGCAAGTGAAGCTTGCTTAAAAGCTATAGAAGATAGTTTAGGAATTAGCACTACAACAGATAATAAAATTGTAGCAAAACAAGCAGACGTAATTGTTTTAGCAGTAAAACCACAGTATTATGGAAGTGTTATTGAAGAGATTAAGGATGGAGTGCAATCACATCAAATTATAGTTACTATTGCACCAGGACAAACTATAGAGCGTTTAGAGCATTTATTTGGAAAAACACTTAAGCTCGTACGTACAATGCCTAATACACCTGCTCTGGTAGGAGAAGGTATTACAGCAGTATGCAAGAACAAAGAAGTGACAGAGGATGAATTACGTTATATTTGTAAAATACTAGAAGGCTTTGGTAAAGTAGAAGTAGTAGATGAACATTTAATGGATGTAGTGGTTTCAGTAAGTGGTAGCTCTCCAGCTTATGTATTTATGTTTATAGAGGCTATGGCGGATGCTGCCGTTGCAGATGGTATGCCTAGAAAGCAAGCCTATGAATTTGCGGCACAAGCTGTTTTAGGAAGTGCAAAAATGGTATTAGAGACTGGAAAACACCCAGGAGAATTAAAAGATATGGTCTGTTCTCCAGGAGGAACTACAATTGAAGCTGTACGCGTATTAGAAGAAAAAGGACTGCGTAGCACTATATTTGAAGCAATGAAGGCATGTACTAAAAAAGCTAAAGGTATGTAG